The Caulobacter sp. FWC26 genome contains a region encoding:
- a CDS encoding DUF3617 family protein: MRSTTLAASALALAAGVAVAGFSLAQPLVSAASRVATPVAAKTTILPGHWEYDYKIGPIPAGTETRCLKPADVEQFSRGICTRKYRCDYTTNIVQNGKIRLKGSWTDKKDRVAPVNAEGSYTPESFKLNIHMKTINGLPLAGTMTAKRLSADCPPDQTAAK; encoded by the coding sequence ATGCGTTCCACCACCCTCGCCGCCTCTGCCCTGGCTCTCGCCGCCGGCGTCGCCGTGGCCGGATTCAGCCTGGCCCAGCCGCTGGTGAGCGCGGCGAGTCGCGTCGCGACGCCAGTTGCGGCGAAGACGACGATTCTCCCCGGTCACTGGGAATACGACTACAAGATCGGCCCGATCCCGGCCGGCACAGAGACCCGCTGCCTGAAGCCCGCCGATGTCGAGCAGTTCTCGCGCGGCATCTGCACCCGGAAGTACCGCTGCGACTACACAACCAATATCGTCCAGAACGGCAAGATCCGGCTGAAGGGCTCGTGGACCGACAAGAAGGACCGCGTCGCCCCGGTCAACGCGGAGGGCAGCTACACGCCCGAGAGCTTCAAGCTGAACATCCATATGAAGACGATCAACGGCCTGCCGCTCGCCGGAACCATGACCGCCAAGCGCCTGTCGGCCGACTGCCCGCCCGACCAGACGGCGGCCAAATAG
- the rpmB gene encoding 50S ribosomal protein L28, which yields MSRRCELTGIGPMVGHNVSHSNIKTKRRFLPALSPATLQSESLGQSFKLRISNAALRTLDFKGGLDTFLLGAKDEQLSPRALKIKAQVKAKAKAAAQAA from the coding sequence ATGTCGCGCCGTTGCGAACTTACCGGTATCGGTCCGATGGTCGGCCACAATGTGAGCCACTCGAACATCAAGACCAAGCGCCGCTTTCTGCCGGCCCTGTCGCCCGCCACGCTCCAGTCGGAGTCGCTGGGCCAGAGCTTCAAGCTGCGCATCAGCAACGCGGCCCTGCGCACGCTCGACTTCAAGGGCGGCCTGGACACCTTCCTGCTGGGCGCCAAGGACGAGCAGCTGTCGCCGCGCGCCCTGAAGATCAAGGCCCAGGTGAAGGCCAAGGCCAAGGCCGCCGCTCAGGCCGCCTAA
- a CDS encoding TonB-dependent receptor domain-containing protein produces MRFPSRRLTAFMLASVFAVPGAALAQRVGDNAVAGAEDAFGASIGNERVGLYSASEVRGFSPIAAGNIRLEGLYVDRPAGFTDRLVASNVVRVGLAAQNYLFPAPTGVVDYRIRPSGDQPVLSVLAGYGPLDGGRLELDGQLPVSKTLSLFGGVASFDDEYGSGADAIYASYALGARWRPAPGVQIMPFWSRVDTWNRESAPIYVASLGVLPPEVARRRYVGPGWADIRSLATNSGIVVQAPLPAELGLSLGLFRSENDTRDNYAHVLTGITADGWATRRISRDPQQTSNATSGEARLSRTFVQGDFSHGLHVSVRGRVRDSLYSGGGAQTYGQVRLEDRVDTPPPTFVLGPRTAEEVKQWTGGAAYDLRWRGRGSLMLGLQRTDYRKTVRRPGAAATLTRDSAWLYNAAASWTLTRQLALYGSVTRGLEESGVAPDSAANRTQALPAIMTDQWDAGVRWVLPGDLRLVAGAFDVRKPYFAPDEANVFREMGMVRHRGLEVSMTGSPIEGLNLVAGAVLMRPRVTGAPVAQGRLGPKPVGQTARTLTLSGTWALPVEGLALTFAANHHGRRTADQLNRVSTPAATIWDAGLRYRFDMGKTPALLRLQVTNLTNAFDWRVVSSGTYDVNAPRAAALFLTMDF; encoded by the coding sequence ATGCGTTTCCCCTCCCGCCGCCTGACGGCGTTTATGCTGGCCTCCGTCTTCGCCGTTCCGGGCGCAGCCCTGGCCCAGCGCGTCGGCGATAACGCCGTGGCCGGGGCGGAAGACGCGTTCGGCGCCAGCATCGGCAACGAACGCGTGGGTCTCTACAGCGCCAGTGAGGTGCGGGGCTTCTCGCCGATCGCCGCCGGCAATATCCGGCTTGAGGGGCTTTACGTGGATCGCCCCGCCGGTTTCACCGACCGCCTCGTGGCCAGCAACGTGGTGCGGGTGGGCCTAGCGGCCCAGAACTACCTGTTCCCTGCCCCGACCGGGGTCGTGGACTACCGCATTCGGCCGTCCGGAGATCAGCCGGTGCTGAGCGTGCTCGCGGGTTACGGCCCCCTGGACGGCGGTCGCCTGGAGCTCGACGGTCAGCTTCCCGTCTCCAAGACCCTCAGCCTGTTCGGCGGCGTCGCCAGCTTCGACGACGAGTATGGCAGCGGCGCCGACGCTATCTACGCCTCCTATGCCCTTGGGGCGCGCTGGCGGCCGGCTCCCGGCGTCCAGATCATGCCCTTCTGGAGTCGCGTCGACACCTGGAACCGCGAGTCCGCGCCGATCTATGTGGCCAGCCTGGGCGTGCTGCCGCCCGAGGTTGCGCGTCGACGCTATGTCGGACCCGGCTGGGCCGATATCCGCAGCCTCGCCACCAACAGCGGCATCGTCGTCCAGGCGCCGCTACCCGCCGAGCTCGGCCTTTCGCTGGGCCTTTTCCGCTCGGAAAACGACACCCGAGACAACTACGCCCACGTCCTGACCGGAATCACCGCCGACGGGTGGGCGACACGTCGGATCAGCCGCGATCCCCAACAGACCAGCAACGCCACCAGCGGTGAGGCCCGTCTCAGCCGAACCTTTGTGCAGGGCGACTTTTCCCACGGCCTGCACGTCTCGGTGCGAGGCCGGGTTCGCGACAGCCTGTACAGCGGGGGCGGCGCCCAGACCTACGGTCAGGTGCGGCTGGAGGATCGCGTCGACACGCCGCCGCCGACCTTTGTGCTTGGCCCGCGCACCGCAGAAGAGGTCAAGCAGTGGACGGGCGGCGCGGCCTACGACCTGCGCTGGCGTGGTCGCGGCTCGCTGATGCTGGGCCTGCAGCGCACCGATTATCGCAAGACCGTGCGCCGCCCCGGCGCTGCGGCCACCCTCACTCGCGACAGCGCCTGGCTCTACAACGCTGCCGCCTCCTGGACCCTGACGCGCCAGCTGGCCCTCTATGGCAGCGTCACGCGCGGACTGGAGGAAAGCGGCGTCGCCCCCGACAGCGCCGCCAACCGCACCCAGGCTCTGCCGGCCATCATGACCGACCAGTGGGACGCGGGCGTGCGCTGGGTGCTGCCGGGCGACCTGCGACTGGTCGCCGGCGCCTTCGACGTCCGCAAACCGTATTTCGCGCCCGACGAGGCCAATGTGTTCCGCGAGATGGGCATGGTCCGTCACCGGGGCCTGGAGGTCAGCATGACCGGTTCGCCGATCGAGGGCCTGAACCTCGTGGCCGGTGCGGTCCTGATGCGGCCCCGGGTCACTGGCGCGCCCGTCGCGCAAGGCCGACTTGGCCCCAAGCCGGTGGGTCAGACAGCCCGGACCCTGACCCTCAGCGGCACATGGGCCCTGCCGGTCGAGGGCCTGGCCCTGACCTTCGCCGCCAACCACCACGGTCGCCGCACCGCCGACCAGCTGAACCGCGTCTCGACCCCAGCCGCCACGATCTGGGACGCGGGCCTGCGCTATCGCTTCGACATGGGGAAGACGCCCGCCCTGCTGCGCCTGCAGGTGACCAACCTGACGAACGCCTTCGACTGGCGCGTGGTCAGCAGCGGAACCTACGACGTCAACGCGCCCCGCGCGGCGGCGCTGTTCCTGACGATGGATTTCTGA